The following proteins are co-located in the Castanea sativa cultivar Marrone di Chiusa Pesio chromosome 8, ASM4071231v1 genome:
- the LOC142606700 gene encoding general transcription factor IIH subunit 2 yields MNNGNGRRLNGETEEDDDDEGSEGDLDAWERTYADERSWESLQEDESGLLRPVDNTTLYHAQYRRRIRSLSSQATTARIQKGLIRYLYIVVDLSRAAAEMDYRPSRMAVVAKHVEAFIREFFDQNPLSQLGLVTIKDGIAHCLTDLGGSPESHVKALMGKLECSGESSLQNALDLVHGYLNQIPSYGHREVLILYSALSTCDPGDILETIQKCKKSKMRCSVIGLSAEIFICKHLCQETGGSYSVAMDESHFKELILEHAPPPPAIAEFAIANLIKMGFPQRAAESSIAICSCHKEAKVGGGYTCPRCKARVCELPTECRICGLTLISSPHLARSYHHLFPIVPFDEVSPSVLNDPHNRLPRSCFGCQQSFPNPGNKPSLRVACPKCKQHFCLDCDIYIHESLHNCPGCESFRHSKSPIATEE; encoded by the exons ATGAACAATGGAAATGGAAGACGATTGAATGGGGAGACagaggaagatgatgatgacGAAGGAAGTGAGGGAGACCTTGATGCTTGGGAGAGGACTTATGCGGATGAGAGGTCATGGGAGTCTCTGCAAGAAGATGAGTCTGGGCTTCTCCGCCCCGTGGATAACACGACCCTTTACCATGCGCAATATCGCCGGCGCATTCGCTCTCTCTCCTCCCAGGCAACTACTGCTCGGATCCAGAAGGGTCTCATTCGCTATCTCTACATTGTTGTTGACCTCTCAAGG GCAGCTGCAGAGATGGATTATCGACCAAGCCGAATGGCTGTGGTTGCAAAACATGTTGAGGCTTTTATTAGGGAGTTCTTTGACCAGAATCCTCTTAGTCAGCTTGGTCTTGTGACTATAAAAGACGGAATTGCTCATTGCTTAACAGATCTTGGTGGCAGTCCTGAGTCCCATGTTAAAGCGTTGATGGGTAAACTGGAGTGCTCTGGTGAATCCTCCCTACAGAATGCCCTGGATCTTGTTCATGGGTATCTAAATCAGATTCCATCATATGGTCATCGAGAAGTTCTCATCTTATATTCTGCTCTTAGTACTTGCGATCCAGGAGATATATTGGAGACTATCCAGAAATGCAAGAAGTCAAAAATGAGGTGTTCAGTTATTGGTCTCTCTGCAGAAATTTTTATATGCAAACATCTCTGCCAAGAAACTGGTGGCTCTTACTCTGTTGCCATGGATGAG TCCCACTTTAAAGAGTTAATACTGGAACATGCTCCCCCACCTCCAGCCATAGCAGAATTTGCCATTGCTAATTTGATAAAGATGGGTTTCCCACAAAGAGCAGCAGAGAGTTCTATAGCAATTTGTTCATGTCACAAGGAGGCTAAGGTTGGAGGGGGTTACACTTGTCCAAGATGCAAAGCACGTGTGTGTGAATTACCTACTGAATGTCGTATATGTGGGTTGACACTCATTTCTTCACCCCATTTGGCAAGGTCATATCATCATCTCTTTCCGATAGTACCATTTGATGAGGTGTCTCCATCAGTTCTGAATGATCCACATAACAGATTACCAAGATCTTGTTTTGGCTGCCAACAAAGTTTTCCAAATCCTG GAAACAAACCTAGCCTTCGTGTCGCTTGCCCAAAATGCAAACAGCACTTCTGCCTTGATTGTGACATCTATATTCATGAGAGCTTGCATAATTGCCCTGGTTGTGAGAGCTTCAGGCATTCGAAGTCCCCCATTGCTACTGAAGAATGA